One window of Anaerolineales bacterium genomic DNA carries:
- a CDS encoding PAS domain S-box protein, with protein MSSINVLIANLDASPALELREVLENLDYNVVAVTHSSEETVETIQVTQPNIVLMNLRDRGKRTITKTGKLIKDDFDLPVVYIVDYTSEMTIRKAGGTHPYGYIFTPFDEKHILSTIETARIRHQFEKKLDENRKWLNAILTCIGDAVIACDEAGRIQFVNIVAEKLARISGAEAIGKKIEEVIKILDESTLNPREIRELEEESEIQSYRDFEGLLHAYDGTIVPIRLHFNPIKDEEKNKRGMVYAFNDITSQRAALNEIKHQAGRAEALARVAEKLNSSLEIKDVLDMVCTVTNQVLNTSFTLVFLYDSRSSSYVEMARETVHELRHASDDRPRISFDREILMKYLPADKTIFTMPDLSTWGEPQYSQIMHELQIKSLAVAALTRNQDINGILVCGSIGKERNFFQDDLELLKGLAHQVTAAIANARLFEQIKNSREQQRKLAKGLLEVQELERRHLARELHDDLGQVLTGLQFMLETSKRQAPPVQQKQIDEIQKSVGDVISKVREMSINLRPAMLDDAGLIPTLNWHFERYKKQTGISVRFRQERLTEHMPPDVEISAYRIIQEALTNTARHAQVEEVEVSLAVQDNVLEIIVSDQGRGFDPNLIFEARTTGLGGMRERAVLLGGNLAIQSIPNQGTKILAVIPISTRRVERRKYDREPSAR; from the coding sequence ATGAGCAGCATCAATGTATTAATCGCCAATTTAGATGCGTCACCGGCTCTTGAATTGAGGGAGGTATTGGAGAATCTGGACTATAACGTGGTTGCAGTCACCCACTCCAGTGAAGAAACCGTCGAAACCATCCAAGTTACACAACCAAACATCGTTCTGATGAATTTGCGGGACCGGGGGAAAAGAACCATCACAAAAACAGGCAAACTCATTAAGGATGATTTCGATCTGCCGGTGGTGTACATCGTTGATTACACCAGCGAGATGACAATCCGGAAAGCCGGGGGTACTCATCCCTACGGGTATATATTCACGCCATTCGATGAAAAGCACATCCTGTCCACCATCGAAACCGCCCGGATACGTCACCAGTTCGAAAAAAAACTGGACGAGAACAGGAAATGGTTGAACGCGATCCTGACCTGCATTGGAGACGCCGTGATCGCATGTGACGAGGCGGGGCGCATTCAATTCGTCAACATCGTTGCGGAGAAATTGGCAAGAATTAGCGGCGCTGAAGCCATTGGGAAAAAGATCGAGGAGGTTATAAAGATTCTCGACGAAAGCACCCTCAATCCGAGGGAAATCCGGGAACTGGAGGAGGAGAGTGAAATCCAATCCTATCGGGATTTCGAGGGACTGTTACACGCATACGATGGGACAATCGTTCCAATCCGGCTGCATTTCAACCCGATCAAGGACGAAGAAAAGAACAAACGCGGGATGGTCTACGCCTTCAATGATATTACCTCCCAGAGGGCGGCTCTCAACGAGATCAAACACCAGGCGGGGCGCGCCGAAGCCCTGGCCAGGGTCGCCGAGAAATTGAATTCATCGCTCGAGATCAAAGACGTCCTCGATATGGTCTGCACAGTCACCAACCAGGTGCTCAACACCTCATTCACATTGGTATTTTTGTACGATTCAAGGTCCTCCAGCTATGTGGAAATGGCAAGGGAGACAGTCCACGAGTTGCGCCATGCGAGTGACGATCGGCCGCGTATTTCCTTCGACCGCGAGATACTCATGAAATACCTGCCCGCGGATAAAACCATATTTACCATGCCCGATCTGAGCACATGGGGAGAGCCCCAATATTCGCAAATCATGCACGAACTTCAAATCAAATCCCTTGCTGTTGCCGCGCTGACCAGAAACCAGGATATAAACGGCATCCTGGTTTGTGGTTCGATCGGAAAGGAACGAAATTTCTTCCAGGATGACCTCGAACTCCTCAAAGGTCTTGCCCACCAGGTCACAGCGGCAATTGCCAATGCGAGATTATTCGAACAGATCAAGAACAGCCGCGAACAGCAAAGAAAACTTGCCAAGGGTCTTCTGGAAGTCCAGGAGCTCGAACGCCGCCACCTGGCCAGGGAATTGCATGATGACCTGGGACAGGTATTGACCGGTCTGCAGTTCATGCTGGAGACATCGAAAAGGCAGGCGCCGCCGGTTCAGCAGAAGCAGATAGATGAAATCCAAAAATCGGTGGGCGATGTGATTTCAAAGGTCCGGGAGATGTCCATCAACCTGCGGCCCGCAATGCTGGATGACGCAGGTCTGATCCCCACCTTGAACTGGCATTTCGAAAGATATAAAAAGCAAACCGGGATCAGTGTCCGTTTTCGCCAGGAGAGGCTGACGGAACACATGCCTCCCGATGTCGAAATTTCCGCATATCGCATCATCCAAGAAGCCCTGACCAATACAGCCCGGCATGCACAAGTCGAAGAAGTCGAAGTGAGTTTAGCGGTGCAGGACAACGTCCTGGAGATCATCGTTTCAGACCAGGGCAGAGGATTCGATCCCAACCTGATCTTCGAAGCGCGCACCACAGGGCTGGGCGGAATGCGGGAGAGGGCGGTCCTCCTCGGCGGAAACCTGGCAATTCAATCCATCCCCAACCAGGGAACAAAAATCCTCGCCGTTATTCCAATCTCGACACGAAGGGTTGAAAGGAGAAAATATGACCGTGAACCTTCTGCTCGCTGA
- a CDS encoding response regulator transcription factor, which translates to MTVNLLLADDHPIVRQGLCNLLENEAEFKVVGEAGDGVEAVALVERLKPDVLIVDMMLPNLNGLEVMAQARKICPALHLIVLSMQCDDVYVVKALENGASAYVLKDTGPSEIVQAVREVIDGGTYFSPKLSNILSNILSVNLRGDRKGFTSPYESLTDREREILQMIVEGSSSKEIGRKLSISHRTVELHRSRMMKKLGLHNRMEVLRYALKHGILEL; encoded by the coding sequence ATGACCGTGAACCTTCTGCTCGCTGACGATCACCCCATCGTCCGCCAGGGGCTTTGCAATCTGCTCGAGAACGAGGCGGAGTTCAAAGTGGTGGGTGAGGCGGGAGACGGCGTCGAAGCGGTTGCGCTGGTCGAGCGGCTAAAGCCGGACGTGCTTATCGTCGATATGATGCTGCCCAATTTGAACGGCCTGGAGGTGATGGCACAGGCGCGAAAGATATGCCCGGCGCTCCATTTGATCGTGCTATCGATGCAATGCGACGATGTTTACGTGGTGAAGGCGCTGGAAAACGGCGCCTCGGCATACGTTTTGAAAGACACGGGTCCCAGTGAAATCGTGCAAGCCGTGCGCGAAGTGATCGACGGGGGAACATATTTCAGCCCAAAACTTTCCAATATATTATCCAATATATTATCGGTAAATCTCCGGGGAGATCGGAAAGGGTTCACCAGCCCATATGAATCCCTGACAGACCGCGAGCGCGAGATCCTACAAATGATCGTGGAAGGCTCTTCCAGCAAGGAGATCGGGCGAAAACTTTCGATCAGCCACCGAACCGTGGAACTTCACCGCAGCAGGATGATGAAGAAACTCGGTTTACACAACCGAATGGAAGTCCTGCGCTACGCCTTGAAACACGGGATCCTTGAATTGTAA
- a CDS encoding YigZ family protein encodes MTRRYLVPLSEISREQVVVNSRFIATLAPAFSIDEARAFIKRIRAEFADASHNVPVYVIGSGNTVTEYFSDDGEPSGTAGKPALTVLRGSGLGDAVLVITRYFGGTLLGTGGLVKAYTEAAQSVVNAVGRGRRVQVHVVMVAIPYNLLERVRLFVSKHHGRVLGEDYAADITMTLQFPVEDFESFRMDLRELSAGKIKAEMIETKEEIVQA; translated from the coding sequence ATGACAAGAAGATACCTCGTCCCCCTCTCTGAAATCAGCCGCGAGCAGGTCGTGGTCAACTCACGCTTCATCGCCACACTCGCGCCTGCCTTTTCCATTGACGAAGCCCGCGCCTTCATCAAGCGGATTCGCGCAGAGTTTGCAGACGCGTCTCATAACGTCCCGGTCTATGTCATCGGCAGCGGGAACACGGTCACGGAATATTTTTCGGACGATGGAGAGCCGTCAGGGACAGCGGGCAAGCCTGCGTTGACAGTCCTGCGCGGCAGCGGGCTTGGCGACGCGGTTTTGGTTATCACCCGCTATTTCGGCGGGACCCTGCTCGGTACGGGCGGGTTGGTCAAGGCGTATACCGAGGCTGCGCAATCCGTTGTCAATGCCGTGGGGCGGGGGAGGCGGGTTCAAGTCCATGTGGTGATGGTTGCGATTCCGTATAACCTGTTGGAGCGTGTCCGGTTATTTGTGTCAAAACATCACGGCAGGGTTCTGGGCGAAGATTATGCGGCCGATATTACGATGACCCTTCAATTCCCCGTTGAGGATTTCGAATCGTTTCGAATGGATTTACGCGAGTTGTCGGCGGGAAAGATAAAAGCGGAAATGATCGAAACAAAAGAGGAGATCGTACAGGCCTAA
- a CDS encoding response regulator produces MAKPFALIIEDDRDVAALFRHALDLAGFQTEIAFHGDHAVERLSCSQPDVALLDLNLPGVSGNQILQMIRREERLNDTKVIVITAYSQVASGLSVEPDLVLYKPVSIEQMTTLISRITLSKNSPKAIPFPQEPWDGPSGLYNQAFFKHRLENSLKQSSEIDPYLFAVLLFNLEPNGGGIKTPRPDNWEDILHEIARALKCILRPTDTLARFDTDTFYILVENIPNGEISIQIANRIQELLYRKVPNISRMIRIPIRIGILLCDRGYEKVDVVLGDARYALALAIAQGDESSKYYYQVSVKKGE; encoded by the coding sequence ATGGCCAAACCATTTGCATTGATCATCGAGGACGATCGGGATGTTGCCGCCCTGTTTCGACACGCCCTGGACCTGGCCGGCTTCCAAACAGAGATCGCCTTTCACGGCGATCATGCCGTTGAACGGCTATCCTGCAGCCAGCCCGATGTTGCCCTCCTGGACCTGAACCTACCCGGGGTTTCCGGGAATCAAATTCTGCAAATGATCCGCAGAGAGGAGAGGCTGAACGACACCAAAGTGATCGTGATCACGGCTTATTCACAAGTTGCCAGCGGCTTATCGGTGGAACCCGACCTGGTGCTTTACAAACCGGTCAGCATCGAGCAAATGACAACCCTGATCAGCCGGATCACTTTGTCGAAAAATTCTCCCAAGGCGATTCCGTTTCCGCAGGAACCATGGGACGGTCCTTCGGGCCTCTATAACCAGGCTTTTTTCAAACACCGTCTGGAAAACTCGCTCAAGCAATCGAGTGAAATCGATCCGTATCTCTTTGCTGTGCTCCTCTTCAACCTGGAGCCCAACGGCGGAGGGATCAAAACACCGAGACCCGATAATTGGGAGGATATCCTGCACGAGATCGCGCGCGCATTAAAATGCATTCTCCGCCCCACCGATACCCTGGCCAGATTTGACACGGATACCTTCTATATCCTGGTCGAAAATATCCCCAATGGCGAGATCTCGATTCAGATCGCGAACCGGATACAGGAACTCCTATACAGGAAGGTCCCGAATATTTCCAGAATGATCCGAATACCGATCAGGATCGGAATCCTGCTTTGCGACCGCGGTTATGAAAAAGTGGATGTGGTCCTCGGCGATGCAAGATATGCGCTGGCGCTCGCGATTGCACAGGGGGACGAGTCTTCGAAATACTACTACCAGGTTTCCGTAAAAAAGGGTGAATAA
- a CDS encoding NAD(P)H-dependent oxidoreductase subunit E: MSEIDLSAMKPALEKYSPMGRPGLLPALHAAQNIYGWLPEPVAAEVAKALRVPLADVHGVIEFYSMYYNTPTGRNVIRVCTDPACGLRDSEGMLNKLCLQYKLDPHQTHPELDLTIEPSPCLGLCDQVPAVLVTNGNQAIEEFTSTKPYRPMSPVGGTLRLLTKNCGGRTTSLKEYGEYSALKKAKTMSREEVVKVIKDSGLVGRGGAAFPTGIKWEGALKAEGDVKYVICNADESEPGTFKDRILMLDDPHLMIEGMCIAAYAIGAAKGYIYVRGEYPYIVPVLENALEEAGMAGYLDDFGIEIRVGAGAYICGEETALFESIEGKRGFPRVKPPFPTTYGVFGMPTVINNVETLSNVPLIISMGSAEYRKIGTEKSPGPKLFCVSGDVERPGLYELAFGATLREVLDMAGGVASGKNLKSVLFGGAAGAFATSEHLDVKMTFEDLRAVGLPLGSGVVMVFDETRDMRDVLKRLGHFFAHESCGKCYPCQMGTQRQKEILDRIADGKIQDGDLVRLQDVGWTMTDASLCGLGQTAAGAVLSAIKLWPELFFESGK; encoded by the coding sequence ATGTCAGAAATCGACTTATCCGCCATGAAACCTGCGCTCGAAAAATACAGTCCCATGGGCCGCCCGGGGTTGTTGCCCGCCCTGCACGCGGCTCAAAATATTTATGGCTGGCTGCCGGAACCCGTCGCCGCCGAGGTCGCCAAAGCCTTGCGCGTCCCGCTTGCGGATGTGCATGGCGTGATCGAGTTCTACTCGATGTATTACAACACGCCGACCGGCAGGAATGTGATTCGTGTCTGTACCGACCCGGCATGCGGGCTCCGGGACTCGGAGGGGATGTTGAACAAGCTCTGCCTTCAATACAAACTGGACCCGCATCAGACTCACCCCGAGTTGGATCTCACCATCGAGCCAAGTCCCTGCCTTGGGTTGTGCGACCAGGTCCCCGCCGTGTTGGTGACGAATGGGAACCAGGCTATCGAAGAGTTTACGTCGACCAAACCCTATCGTCCGATGTCTCCCGTTGGAGGGACGCTCCGTCTGCTGACCAAAAATTGCGGCGGCAGGACGACCTCATTGAAGGAATACGGCGAATATTCTGCGCTTAAGAAAGCCAAAACCATGAGCCGGGAAGAGGTCGTGAAGGTGATCAAAGACTCCGGTCTGGTTGGGAGAGGCGGGGCGGCATTCCCGACGGGCATTAAATGGGAAGGCGCGCTCAAGGCGGAGGGGGATGTCAAATACGTCATCTGCAACGCGGATGAGTCCGAGCCGGGCACGTTCAAGGACCGCATCCTGATGCTCGACGATCCGCACCTGATGATCGAAGGGATGTGCATTGCGGCATACGCCATTGGCGCAGCGAAGGGCTATATCTACGTTCGGGGCGAGTATCCTTATATCGTCCCTGTTTTGGAGAATGCGCTCGAGGAAGCAGGCATGGCGGGTTATCTCGATGATTTTGGTATCGAAATTCGTGTCGGCGCGGGCGCCTATATTTGCGGCGAGGAGACCGCGCTGTTCGAGTCCATCGAAGGGAAGCGCGGTTTCCCGCGCGTGAAGCCGCCCTTCCCGACGACATATGGCGTGTTCGGCATGCCGACCGTCATCAATAATGTCGAAACGCTCAGCAACGTGCCGCTCATTATTTCGATGGGGTCGGCGGAATATCGCAAGATCGGCACCGAGAAATCGCCCGGACCAAAACTGTTTTGTGTTTCCGGTGATGTGGAGCGGCCTGGTCTCTACGAGCTTGCTTTCGGCGCAACCCTGCGTGAGGTGCTTGACATGGCGGGCGGCGTTGCGAGTGGGAAAAATCTCAAGTCGGTCTTATTCGGCGGCGCTGCGGGCGCGTTTGCCACATCCGAACATCTCGATGTGAAAATGACCTTCGAAGATTTGCGCGCGGTTGGTCTGCCGCTCGGCTCCGGCGTGGTGATGGTCTTCGACGAAACCCGCGACATGCGCGATGTGTTGAAGCGATTGGGTCATTTCTTCGCGCATGAATCCTGCGGCAAATGTTATCCCTGCCAGATGGGCACCCAGCGCCAGAAGGAAATTCTGGACCGCATCGCAGATGGAAAAATTCAGGATGGCGACTTGGTCCGCCTGCAGGATGTCGGCTGGACGATGACGGATGCGAGTCTGTGCGGCCTTGGTCAGACTGCGGCCGGCGCGGTCTTGAGCGCGATAAAATTGTGGCCGGAATTGTTTTTCGAAAGTGGAAAGTAG
- a CDS encoding S8 family serine peptidase — MNKTKLILNGVFILVLLLPAMGGPGNALADGDPLKADPRLLQMAEENPDAVFKVIVQKAVKVKNSTETDPEADVENEGGKVKKHFTVIESFSAELTGRQILKLAKKKKVRWISVDAPMVSMAAGDPTVRDEFAKVAYSNNNGTQTWAGNWAETGDGSVSATSGYVKISSGQLQLSSTNRTLSRQANLSGVASATLTFQYKRSSFDGTSDYVVIQASANGGSTWTELGRFAGAGSDSSWQTASFNILSYAAANTQIRFATSPSLGKSDILYVDNVQIEYAIGEPPSPPPPAGTFVVNSTADGADANTSDGVCQTSTASQCTLRAAIQQANASTGANTITFNITGAGPHTIRPTSALPKITDVVIINGASEPDFAGTPIIELDGSLAGAGINGLTIEAGNSTIRGLVINRFSGDGIRLDINDNNIVAGNYIGTDVTGALDRGNLGSGILLYYQSGGNTIGGTTAADRNVISGNDYHGIFNQWSAANVIQGNIIGLDASGNAILPNGLSTQNTSGTGIYIQQADGNLIGGNAPGSGNIISGNLKDGVFASNSNNTTIQGNLIGTDLTGMQIRGNTNEGIFITGGTGTKIGGTASSERNVISGNGSDGIDFQSTNGLIQGNYIGTDKTGTTNLHNNHTGIKVNGYAGNNLIGGTVPGSGNLVAYNYEGIVVAGDTVTGNGVLGNSLHSNTSLGLNLGYDGVTTNNGSVGTGANSGMDYPVITSASVSGGILNVTGYVGSAANQSTFANTRVEFFKSSADSSGYGEGQTFVGYLTTDASGNFNGSLPGFGLVSGDQLTATATDSGNNTSEFGPNFQIPIIFSAFLPTTRADQLSLDGSGVTVAVIDSGINYHEDFTTANWNWRIMESMNFTSGNSDDKYGHGTHVAGIIAGNGAMSNGEYKGVAPGANLVSLKISDKDGMTYESTVVDALQWVYDNKDTYNIKVVNLSLNSTVAQSYHTSPLCAAVEILWFNGIVVVVSAGNNGNSNGSEPDILYPPANDPFVITVGATEDKGTGDLTDDTLAIFSAFGTTEDGFAKPDLVAPGRNLVAPLSDKASTVYTAHPLHRVGDYYFRMSGTSMSAPVVTGAVALLLQDEPNLNPDQVKYRLMVTANTTWSGYSASQSGAGHLDIFAAVNGTSTETANTGIFASQLLSTGSEPIIWGSAGWNSAGWNTAGWNSVGWNSAGWNSAGWNTAGWNSGIWDN, encoded by the coding sequence ATGAACAAAACCAAACTTATTCTCAATGGCGTTTTTATCCTCGTACTACTCCTCCCAGCGATGGGAGGTCCCGGCAATGCCTTGGCAGACGGTGATCCGCTCAAGGCCGATCCGCGCCTGCTCCAGATGGCGGAAGAGAACCCGGATGCTGTCTTCAAGGTCATCGTCCAAAAGGCGGTCAAGGTCAAGAACTCGACCGAAACCGACCCGGAAGCGGACGTGGAGAACGAGGGGGGCAAGGTCAAGAAACATTTCACAGTGATCGAGAGTTTCTCCGCTGAATTGACCGGCAGGCAGATCCTCAAACTGGCGAAGAAAAAGAAGGTGCGCTGGATCTCGGTGGATGCGCCCATGGTCTCAATGGCGGCTGGCGACCCAACCGTACGTGACGAGTTCGCTAAGGTGGCCTACAGCAATAATAACGGGACGCAAACCTGGGCGGGCAATTGGGCTGAAACCGGCGATGGCAGCGTGAGTGCCACTTCTGGGTATGTTAAGATCTCCAGCGGCCAACTCCAGTTGAGCAGCACGAACCGCACGCTCAGCCGCCAGGCTAATCTGTCCGGTGTGGCATCAGCTACGCTGACCTTCCAGTACAAACGCAGCAGTTTCGACGGCACCAGTGACTATGTGGTGATCCAGGCCTCCGCCAATGGCGGCTCCACCTGGACTGAATTGGGGCGCTTTGCCGGAGCGGGCTCAGACAGTTCCTGGCAGACCGCCAGCTTCAACATCCTGAGCTACGCGGCGGCGAACACGCAGATCCGTTTTGCGACCTCCCCGTCACTGGGGAAGTCCGACATCCTGTATGTCGACAACGTGCAGATTGAATATGCCATCGGGGAACCCCCATCCCCCCCGCCACCCGCCGGTACTTTTGTGGTGAACAGCACCGCCGATGGTGCGGATGCAAATACAAGCGATGGTGTCTGCCAAACCTCGACGGCAAGTCAATGTACTCTGCGTGCAGCCATTCAACAAGCCAATGCCAGCACTGGGGCGAACACGATCACCTTCAACATCACCGGAGCTGGACCACACACTATTCGACCGACTTCTGCCCTACCAAAAATCACCGATGTTGTAATCATTAACGGCGCCAGCGAGCCTGATTTTGCAGGCACACCCATCATCGAGTTGGATGGCAGCCTTGCGGGGGCCGGCATAAACGGGCTGACAATAGAAGCTGGGAATAGTACCATCCGCGGGTTGGTGATCAACCGCTTCAGCGGCGATGGCATTCGCCTGGATATCAACGACAATAACATCGTCGCTGGAAACTACATCGGCACGGATGTCACCGGGGCGCTTGACCGCGGCAACCTCGGCTCCGGCATCTTGCTCTACTACCAATCGGGTGGTAATACCATCGGCGGAACGACAGCGGCTGACCGAAACGTAATCTCCGGTAATGACTATCACGGAATTTTCAACCAGTGGAGCGCCGCGAATGTCATCCAGGGCAACATCATTGGGCTGGATGCTTCAGGAAACGCAATCCTTCCAAACGGATTGTCAACGCAAAACACAAGTGGAACCGGCATTTACATCCAGCAAGCGGATGGAAATCTGATCGGCGGCAACGCTCCCGGATCCGGGAATATCATCTCGGGTAATCTTAAGGATGGTGTGTTTGCCTCCAACTCAAATAACACCACGATTCAGGGCAACCTGATCGGCACCGACCTTACCGGGATGCAAATCCGCGGCAACACCAACGAGGGCATATTCATCACAGGAGGCACCGGCACCAAGATCGGCGGCACGGCCTCGAGCGAGCGCAACGTAATTTCCGGCAACGGGTCGGATGGGATTGATTTTCAATCCACCAACGGTCTAATCCAGGGCAACTATATCGGCACCGATAAGACCGGTACGACCAACCTTCATAATAATCACACGGGGATAAAGGTAAATGGGTATGCCGGTAATAACCTGATCGGCGGTACCGTGCCCGGGTCTGGTAACCTTGTCGCCTATAACTACGAGGGGATCGTTGTTGCCGGTGACACAGTTACCGGGAATGGCGTCCTGGGAAATTCTCTCCACTCCAACACCAGCCTTGGGCTGAACCTCGGTTATGACGGCGTGACGACCAACAATGGTTCGGTCGGTACCGGCGCCAACAGTGGCATGGACTACCCGGTCATCACCTCTGCGTCGGTCTCCGGAGGCATACTGAACGTCACTGGCTACGTAGGCAGCGCCGCCAACCAGAGCACGTTCGCCAACACCCGCGTCGAGTTCTTCAAGTCCTCCGCAGACAGCAGTGGCTACGGCGAAGGCCAGACCTTCGTGGGTTACCTGACTACCGATGCCAGCGGCAACTTCAACGGTAGCCTGCCGGGCTTTGGCTTGGTCTCAGGTGACCAATTGACAGCCACCGCAACGGACAGCGGTAATAACACCTCTGAATTCGGTCCCAATTTCCAGATCCCCATAATTTTCAGCGCCTTCCTGCCGACGACCAGGGCAGATCAACTGAGCTTGGACGGCAGTGGCGTGACCGTCGCAGTAATCGACAGCGGCATAAACTACCATGAGGATTTTACGACTGCCAATTGGAATTGGCGCATCATGGAAAGCATGAACTTCACGAGCGGCAATTCTGATGACAAGTACGGACACGGTACGCATGTGGCCGGCATCATCGCCGGCAATGGTGCCATGTCCAATGGAGAATACAAAGGGGTAGCACCAGGGGCGAACCTGGTCAGCCTCAAGATCTCCGATAAAGACGGCATGACCTACGAATCCACCGTGGTGGACGCCCTGCAATGGGTGTACGACAACAAGGACACCTACAACATCAAAGTCGTAAACCTCTCCCTGAACAGCACGGTCGCCCAGTCCTACCACACCAGCCCGCTTTGTGCGGCGGTCGAGATCCTGTGGTTCAACGGCATCGTGGTGGTGGTTTCGGCTGGCAACAACGGCAACAGCAACGGCTCGGAACCCGATATCCTCTACCCGCCTGCCAACGATCCCTTCGTCATTACGGTCGGCGCAACAGAGGATAAAGGCACGGGCGATCTTACCGACGATACCCTGGCTATCTTCTCCGCTTTTGGCACCACCGAGGACGGGTTCGCCAAACCCGATCTCGTCGCCCCCGGCCGCAACCTTGTTGCTCCCTTGTCTGACAAAGCGTCAACGGTATATACAGCTCACCCCTTGCACCGCGTCGGCGATTATTACTTCCGCATGTCCGGCACCTCCATGTCTGCCCCGGTGGTAACGGGCGCTGTGGCGCTTCTGCTACAGGATGAACCGAATCTCAACCCTGACCAGGTCAAGTATCGCTTGATGGTAACCGCCAACACCACCTGGAGCGGGTATTCCGCCAGCCAATCTGGCGCGGGCCATCTCGATATCTTTGCCGCCGTGAATGGTACAAGCACCGAGACCGCCAACACTGGCATCTTTGCCAGCCAATTGCTATCCACCGGCAGTGAGCCAATCATCTGGGGTTCCGCAGGCTGGAATTCCGCTGGCTGGAACACCGCAGGCTGGAACTCTGTAGGCTGGAACTCCGCAGGCTGGAACTCCGCAGGCTGGAACACGGCTGGTTGGAATTCCGGTATCTGGGATAACTAG